From the genome of Saccopteryx bilineata isolate mSacBil1 chromosome 6, mSacBil1_pri_phased_curated, whole genome shotgun sequence, one region includes:
- the LOC136308053 gene encoding small ribosomal subunit protein uS12-like: protein MGKCRGLRTARKLRSHRRDQKWHDKQYKKAHLGTALKANPFGGASHAKGIVLEKVGVEAKQPNSAIRKCVRVQLIKNGKKITAFVPNDGCLNFIEENDEVLVAGFGRKGHAIGDIPGVRFKVVKVANVSLLALYKGKKERPRS from the coding sequence ATGGGCAAGTGTCGCGGCCTTCGTACTGCCAGGAAGCTCCGGAGCCACCGGCGAGATCAGAAATGGCACGATAAACAGTACAAGAAAGCCCATTTGGGCACAGCCCTGAAGGCCAATCCTTTCGGAGGCGCTTCCCATGCCAAAGGGATTGTGCTGGAGAAAGTAGGGGTTGAAGCCAAACAACCAAATTCTGCCATCAGGAAGTGTGTCCGAGTCCAGCTGATCAAGAATGGCAAGAAAATCACAGCCTTTGTGCCCAATGATGGTTGTTTGAACTTTATTGAGGAAAATGATGAAGTTTTGGTTGCTGGATTTGGTCGCAAAGGTCATGCTATTGGTGACATTCCTGGAGTTCGCTTTAAGGTTGTCAAAGTAGCCAATGTCTCTCTTTTGGCTTTATACAAAGGCAAGAAGGAAAGACCAAGATCATAA